One window of Dysidea avara chromosome 11, odDysAvar1.4, whole genome shotgun sequence genomic DNA carries:
- the LOC136238514 gene encoding uncharacterized protein yields MWATSLGAKVVEPFVARSKYMMPSDLSQFSVNTTLRFRDYFDIHYWNNCSVSNGVNPLASWEEFTAAVTKQLIIVIIVVLKSTSRIMWENDQVKEDSYCNQQLLRFHDLYYYKNKEILHTKVVRRVCFTFGKDHNSAVTMKEFNQHIYGELKPHQVTVWFACWTGITKGRMNIADSQYQLSYLPYSMVRASDRVKYDSKKYISQYLGPKYTAISIRTVKAWMMASKKHDIEYVRNHLVHCIKELGITLSKVQSSMHTSGMPFLAIDLGRYGDSSAEKFINKDTMKYLLQDVIATIYDNTTTVEEWEDTFLRTTGGQKDKGYIAAVQAAIVEAADCVIMFGGYSRFQYNIVTNYYHRTQRNFCLYKVCYDEP; encoded by the coding sequence ATGTGGGCAACATCTCTTGGGGCAAAGGTGGTAGAGCCATTTGTTGCTAGATCAAAATATATGATGCCTTCTGACCTATCACAGTTTTCTGTAAATACTACTCTAAGATTTAGAGATTATTTTGACATACACTACTGGAATAATTGTTCAGTAAGTAATGGAGTAAATCCATTAGCATCATGGGAAGAATTCACTGCTGCTGTGACTAAACAGTTAATTATTGTCATTATCGTTGTTCTCAAGAGTACTAGCCGTATTATGTGGGAAAATGATCAGGTCAAAGAGGACTCATACTGTAATCAACAGCTGCTTCGTTTTCATGACTTGTACTACtataaaaacaaagaaattctTCACACTAAAGTAGTCAGAAGAGTTTGCTTCACTTTTGGAAAGGACCATAATAGTGCTGTGACAATGAAGGAGTTCAATCAGCACATATATGGGGAACTTAAGCCACATCAAGTGACAGTATGGTTTGCTTGCTGGACAGGAATCACTAAAGGGAGAATGAACATTGCTGATTCACAATATCAGCTGTCCTACTTGCCATACTCAATGGTTAGAGCAAGTGATAGAGTCAAGTATGACAGCAAGAAATATATCTCTCAATATCTCGGCCCCAAATACACTGCCATTAGCATTAGAACGGTGAAGGCATGGATGATGGCTAGCAAGAAGCATGACATAGAGTATGTGAGAAACCATTTGGTACACTGTATAAAAGAATTAGGAATCACCCTGAGTAAAGTACAGTCTTCCATGCATACAAGTGGTATGCCATTTTTGGCCATAGACTTGGGTAGATATGGGGATTCTTCTGCAGAAAAATTTATAAACAAGGATACAATGAAATATTTGCTGCAAGATGTTATTGCTACCATCTATGACAATACTACAACTGTTGAAGAATGGGAGGATACATTCTTAAGAACCACTGGAGGCCAAAAAGACAAGGGGTACATTGCAGCAGTGCAGGCGGCCATAGTGGAAGCAGCAGATTGTGTTATTATGTTCGGAGGGTACTCAAGATTTCAATATAACATTGTAACTAACTATTATCATAGGACACAGAGAAACTTTTGTTTATACAAAGTATGTTATGATGAACCATAA